From Aedes albopictus strain Foshan chromosome 1, AalbF5, whole genome shotgun sequence, one genomic window encodes:
- the LOC134285651 gene encoding uncharacterized protein LOC134285651 isoform X1 has translation MSLNFDNKKRIDHIKVEIKKLHGYWRDINSNRKRKTEAKRQSKFIHAMEKPFNCTLTVFKDDGTASPDECINDEHTVESNDNEKSNPVPVRSNLLTTNVTAALDRVGVTDRKAEIILDALLKDNHLDASKQYNTNYSSIRRHRMKNREMLSDEIRARFDPEIPLTVHWDGKLLPDQNGKKVDRLPILVTGENISKILAVPALPKGTASIEANSIKETLEDWGITDRISAMCFDTTAVNSGQRMGVINQLPRMIGKKMLPLACHHHVAEVVLKHVFEVVGDESRSGTFDEFRSFQSKLNDGIIDVKKYRTAMTYSALRRQVMPWKDSVIAFCLEQLQIRQPRGDYKELLELVVMFLGANPPQGPRFRKAGAISRARWMARAIYTLKIWMLGGQLKEIGTTLMNHYKTICVFIAQCYVKFWFRLTLAAAAPRVDLEFVKAAFDFQEKKYSQIAIRAFSNHLWYFSGSTIALSFFDNKVETEEKREMVKALTKSKIQTVDEQNQYKPPCKPTEIHKNSCLSDFITAQSYDFFEILNIDKDFLTKDPEEWPQMKEYIVAQNRVQALQVVNDIAERAVKLASDFNGKLTKDPDQEQFLLQVVEYHRSLNK, from the exons ATGAGCCTTAATTTTGATAATAAAAAACGGATTGATCACATAAAAGTGGAAATCAAAAAGCTTCACGGATACTGGCGAG ATATCAATTCCAACAGAAAACGAAAAACTGAAGCCAAACGACAGTCGAAATTTATTCATGCTATGGAAAAGCCATTTAATTGTACATTGACAGTTTTCAAGGATGATGGAACG GCCTCTCCTGACGAATGCATTAACGACGAACATACGGTGGAATCTAATGATAATGAAAAATCAAATCCGGTTCCTGTACGATCAAATTTACTAACCACAAATGTAACAGCCGCCCTGGATAGAGTAGGAGTTACAGATCGGAAAGCCGAAATCATACTTGACGCTCTATTAAAGGATAATCATTTAGACGCTTCGAAACAATACAATACAAATTACAGTTCCATACGCAGACACCGAATGAAAAACCGTGAAATGCTGTCGGACGag ATTCGAGCACGTTTCGACCCTGAAATTCCGCTAACGGTCCACTGGGATGGGAAATTACTCCCTGACCAAAACGGGAAGAAGGTGGATCGTCTTCCAATCTTAGTGACAGGCGAAAACATATCTAAGATTTTGGCTGTTCCAGCGCTGCCCAAAGGTACCGCTAGTATTGAGGCCAATTCAATCAAGGAAACGTTGGAAGACTGGGGAATTACGGATCGAATATCGGCCATGTGCTTTGATACAACGGCAGTCAATTCAGGACAGCGCATGGGCGTCATCAATCAACTACCGAGAATGATTGGGAAGAAGATGCTACCGCTGGCATGCCATCACCACGTAGCGGAAGTAGTACTTAAGCATGTCTTCGAAGTAGTGGGAGATGAGTCAAGATCCGGCACATTTGACGAGTTCAGATCATTCCAATCGAAATTGAATGATGGCATAATCGATGTGAAGAAGTACCGAACCGCAATGACCTATTCCGCTTTGCGCCGTCAAGTAATGCCGTGGAAAGATTCAGTTATTGCCTTTTGTCTAGAGCAACTGCAAATCAGGCAACCACGAGGAGACTATAAAGAACTTTTGGAGCTCGTTGTGATGTTTCTTGGTGCGAATCCTCCTCAAGGGCCTCGGTTTCGTAAGGCTGGGGCAATAAGCCGGGCAAGATGGATGGCACGCGCAATTTATACATTGAAGATTTGGATGCTTGGCGGACAATTAAAGGAAATCGGTACTACCCTAATGAACCATTATAAAACGATTTGTGTATTCATTGCGCAGTGCTACGTGAAGTTTTGGTTCCGATTAacacttgctgctgctgctcccaGAGTAGATTTGGAGTTTGTTAAAGCAGCCTTCGATTTTCAAGAAAAGAAGTACTCGCAAATCGCCATACGGGCATTTTCCAACCATCTCTGGTATTTCAGCGGCTCAACTATCGCTCTTTCTTTTTTTGACAACAAAGTGGAAACAGAAGAAAAGCGAGAAATGGTCAAGGCACTAACCAAATCAAAAATCCAAACCGTAGATGAGCAGAACCAGTACAAACCACCATGCAAGCCAACCGAAATACACAAAAATTCCTGTTTAAGTGATTTCATTACTGCGCAGTCCTatgattttttcgaaatattgaatATTGACAAAGATTTTTTGACCAAGGACCCCGAAGAATGGCCGCAAATGAAGGAGTACATTGTTGCACAGAACCGGGTTCAAGCGTTGCAGGTAGTCAATGATATTGCTGAAAGGGCAGTTAAATTGGCTAGCGACTTCAATGGAAAATTAACCAAAGATCCTGATCAAGAACAGTTTTTGCTACAAGTTGTGGAATATCATCGTTCATTGAACAAATAG
- the LOC134285651 gene encoding uncharacterized protein LOC134285651 isoform X2 gives MSLNFDNKKRIDHIKVEIKKLHGYWRDINSNRKRKTEAKRQSKFIHAMEKPFNCTLTVFKDDGTASPDECINDEHTVESNDNEKSNPVPVRSNLLTTNVTAALDRVGVTDRKAEIILDALLKDNHLDASKQYNTNYSSIRRHRMKNREMLSDEIRARFDPEIPLTVHWDGKLLPDQNGKKVD, from the exons ATGAGCCTTAATTTTGATAATAAAAAACGGATTGATCACATAAAAGTGGAAATCAAAAAGCTTCACGGATACTGGCGAG ATATCAATTCCAACAGAAAACGAAAAACTGAAGCCAAACGACAGTCGAAATTTATTCATGCTATGGAAAAGCCATTTAATTGTACATTGACAGTTTTCAAGGATGATGGAACG GCCTCTCCTGACGAATGCATTAACGACGAACATACGGTGGAATCTAATGATAATGAAAAATCAAATCCGGTTCCTGTACGATCAAATTTACTAACCACAAATGTAACAGCCGCCCTGGATAGAGTAGGAGTTACAGATCGGAAAGCCGAAATCATACTTGACGCTCTATTAAAGGATAATCATTTAGACGCTTCGAAACAATACAATACAAATTACAGTTCCATACGCAGACACCGAATGAAAAACCGTGAAATGCTGTCGGACGag ATTCGAGCACGTTTCGACCCTGAAATTCCGCTAACGGTCCACTGGGATGGGAAATTACTCCCTGACCAAAACGGGAAGAAGGTGG ATTGA